From Pseudobdellovibrio exovorus JSS, a single genomic window includes:
- a CDS encoding pyridoxal-phosphate dependent enzyme — protein MIRTLLVRIQDERLSESLKSRQLWTTLEGENPSGSIKDRMVLPELLQALKSGSLRVGDCVSEISAGSTALSLAHYCQHLNLKCHLFVPNSIAEPLKEKLTSLKATLTLCDPQTAYQEYEDFLKANKLFAFQQMQRASLRSHYKTWAQEHLLHKIQPTLDAVIGAVGTGHSLLGISEALQPHEGAISAEPISSEKTDGVRNIKETRFGANDPCPLNFINKRYEISQTDFFPHHQIMTNVGLITISDSFRMTLAAAQKFSEEVPSAKRLFLVNSHGRRTEGGFS, from the coding sequence GTGATTCGAACGCTACTGGTACGCATTCAGGATGAGCGTCTATCTGAGTCTTTGAAATCAAGACAACTGTGGACGACATTAGAAGGTGAAAATCCCAGTGGTTCTATTAAAGATCGCATGGTACTGCCCGAGTTATTACAAGCGCTAAAGTCAGGCTCTCTACGAGTTGGGGACTGTGTTAGCGAAATCAGTGCGGGTAGTACAGCTCTTTCGTTAGCACATTACTGTCAGCATTTGAATTTAAAATGCCATCTGTTTGTTCCTAATAGTATTGCAGAACCCTTAAAAGAAAAACTCACTTCGCTGAAAGCGACGTTGACTCTATGTGATCCTCAAACAGCTTACCAAGAGTATGAAGATTTTTTGAAAGCGAATAAGCTCTTTGCCTTTCAACAGATGCAAAGAGCTTCCTTACGTTCGCACTACAAAACGTGGGCCCAAGAACATCTTCTTCATAAAATTCAGCCGACTTTGGATGCCGTCATCGGCGCAGTGGGTACTGGACATTCACTCTTAGGTATCAGCGAAGCATTGCAACCCCATGAAGGAGCTATTTCAGCCGAGCCCATTAGTAGCGAAAAAACAGATGGTGTTCGTAACATCAAAGAGACTCGTTTCGGGGCAAATGATCCCTGCCCGTTAAATTTTATTAACAAACGCTATGAAATTTCCCAGACTGATTTTTTTCCTCACCATCAAATTATGACGAATGTCGGTCTGATCACGATTTCAGATTCATTTCGCATGACTTTGGCCGCTGCGCAAAAATTTTCTGAAGAGGTCCCTTCAGCCAAAAGACTGTTTTTAGTGAACTCGCATGGTCGACGCACTGAGGGTGGATTCTCATAA
- a CDS encoding ThiF family adenylyltransferase produces the protein MSSLYKERFLRSQGIVDEPHMKKIRSTRIAIGGLGLGGSIFLNLVRMGFEKFHISDPDVYERTNINRQRMAKESTVGVRKDESLVREALDINPDLEITCFPEGLHKNNIHAFLEGVDWVVDVVDVFALNEKLALNEEAARRGLPVASCGSFGFAGAVVVFNKTTPTFAELTGMKPELPYETNIKNFIQFLCPEVPDYMEEQLYKAFGRNSHIPFVVPGVEIAAAVTVSEISKHILGIGKEVLAPYGIFTDPIKVETCIFKASYLERTLETHKYQPFKKAA, from the coding sequence ATGAGTTCACTATATAAAGAGAGATTCTTAAGAAGCCAAGGTATTGTCGATGAACCCCACATGAAGAAAATTCGCTCGACTCGAATTGCCATTGGAGGCTTAGGTCTAGGTGGATCTATCTTTCTAAATCTGGTCCGTATGGGTTTCGAAAAATTTCATATCTCTGACCCTGATGTCTACGAGCGAACAAATATCAATCGCCAACGTATGGCAAAAGAATCCACAGTTGGTGTACGTAAAGATGAATCCTTGGTGCGCGAAGCCCTTGATATTAATCCTGATCTTGAAATCACCTGCTTTCCTGAAGGACTTCATAAAAATAATATTCACGCTTTTCTAGAAGGTGTGGATTGGGTTGTGGATGTCGTGGATGTCTTCGCTTTGAATGAAAAATTAGCTCTGAACGAAGAAGCTGCTCGACGTGGACTTCCTGTAGCTTCCTGCGGATCATTCGGGTTCGCCGGAGCCGTCGTTGTCTTTAATAAAACAACTCCTACATTTGCTGAGCTAACAGGTATGAAGCCTGAGCTTCCCTATGAAACAAATATCAAAAACTTTATTCAGTTCCTTTGCCCCGAAGTTCCTGACTATATGGAAGAGCAGCTTTATAAAGCTTTTGGTCGTAACTCTCACATTCCCTTTGTCGTGCCCGGAGTTGAAATCGCTGCCGCAGTAACTGTCAGTGAAATTTCAAAACATATTTTAGGAATAGGTAAAGAGGTTCTTGCTCCTTACGGAATCTTCACTGATCCTATAAAGGTGGAAACCTGCATATTTAAAGCCTCTTACCTCGAACGCACATTAGAAACCCATAAGTATCAGCCTTTCAAGAAAGCAGCTTAA